Proteins found in one Serratia plymuthica genomic segment:
- a CDS encoding substrate-binding domain-containing protein codes for MSTVSRFLNNHPYISEDKKVRIQAAMKALDYEPSTAAQQMRGVKSHRIGILVSRITNPFFANLVDALEVSARKNGYSVLIVQNHDIVGEEINCLDLLKKKIIDGLILCSVESDKSVLEKYQQYGPILLCNTSVDGADLPVVRVDDEEATFNAIRYLLDQSYQKIAYCTGGDFVQKGHGERRNRGFLKAMEAAGRIVDNALIFRQLHTYKDGIRLAEQLVAMPPSARPDVIFTGSDDVACGLVTWLTNHDIRVPQDIAVVGFDNLPISEMVSVPITTVNQPLDKLGQFSVEYLIALITGKPYSYNNDDLKAELVLRKSA; via the coding sequence GTGTCGACCGTTTCGCGCTTTCTGAATAACCACCCTTATATCTCGGAAGATAAAAAAGTTCGTATCCAGGCGGCGATGAAGGCACTGGACTATGAGCCAAGCACCGCCGCCCAGCAGATGCGCGGTGTAAAGTCGCACCGTATTGGCATTCTGGTGTCGAGGATCACTAACCCGTTCTTCGCCAATCTGGTAGACGCGTTGGAAGTGAGCGCCCGCAAAAACGGCTATTCGGTGCTGATCGTGCAGAACCATGACATCGTGGGGGAAGAGATCAATTGCCTCGACTTACTTAAGAAAAAAATCATTGATGGCCTGATCCTCTGCTCAGTTGAGAGTGACAAATCGGTGCTGGAAAAATACCAGCAGTACGGCCCTATCCTGCTGTGCAACACCAGCGTGGACGGAGCGGATCTGCCGGTGGTGCGAGTAGATGATGAAGAGGCGACGTTTAACGCCATTCGTTATCTGCTGGATCAGAGTTACCAGAAAATTGCCTACTGCACCGGCGGTGATTTCGTGCAAAAAGGTCACGGTGAGCGTCGTAACCGGGGCTTCCTGAAGGCTATGGAGGCTGCAGGCAGGATCGTTGATAACGCCCTGATTTTCCGCCAACTGCATACCTACAAAGATGGCATCCGCCTGGCTGAGCAGTTGGTAGCAATGCCACCATCCGCACGGCCCGACGTAATCTTTACCGGCAGTGACGACGTAGCCTGCGGTCTGGTGACCTGGCTGACCAACCATGATATACGGGTGCCTCAGGATATCGCGGTAGTCGGCTTCGATAACCTGCCTATTTCGGAAATGGTTAGTGTGCCGATTACCACGGTGAATCAGCCGTTGGATAAGCTGGGTCAGTTCTCTGTGGAATATTTGATTGCGCTGATTACCGGTAAACCCTACAGCTACAACAATGACGATCTTAAAGCAGAATTAGTGCTCAGAAAGTCTGCGTAA
- a CDS encoding IS3 family transposase (programmed frameshift): protein MKKSRFTEEQIVFALKQAELGTSVPDVCRKLGISDATFYTWRKKYGGISPSELKHMRQLEEENLRLKRLVADLSLDKAMLQDVLAKKKLTLARLREWVRDLQARYGASERQVCFALRVSRSSFRYRSVAADDSALRLRIREITETRVHYGYRRVHVMLRREGWRDNHKRIYRLYCEQGLSLRLKRPRGNKSAQRRQPQPQGLYPNHVWGMDFVSDALFDGRRLRLLTVIDLYTRECLGICVGQNLRSTEVAEMLNSIALRRPLPQLLKTDNGSEFAGKMLDRWVYERGIRIDFSCPGTSTDNATVESFNGRLRQECLNENGFMSLEDARCKIEAWRIHYNQRRPHSALGWMTPSEFAEKSAGCQNTQPT, encoded by the exons ATGAAAAAGTCACGATTCACCGAAGAGCAGATTGTTTTTGCCCTGAAGCAGGCTGAACTGGGTACGTCAGTGCCGGACGTCTGTCGCAAGCTGGGCATTTCGGATGCCACTTTCTATACGTGGCGTAAAAAATACGGCGGCATTTCTCCTTCGGAGCTGAAGCATATGCGGCAACTGGAAGAGGAAAATTTGCGGCTGAAGAGGCTGGTTGCCGATCTGAGCCTCGACAAGGCGATGCTGCAGGACGTGCTGGCAAAAAAGA AGCTGACGCTGGCACGCCTGCGCGAATGGGTCAGGGATTTGCAAGCCCGCTACGGTGCCAGTGAGAGACAGGTCTGTTTTGCGCTGCGGGTCAGCCGCAGCTCGTTTCGATATCGTTCTGTGGCCGCCGACGACAGCGCACTGCGGCTACGCATCCGTGAGATAACCGAAACCCGGGTTCATTACGGGTACCGCCGGGTACACGTGATGCTCAGGCGGGAAGGCTGGCGCGATAATCACAAAAGAATCTACCGCCTCTACTGTGAGCAGGGTCTGTCGCTGCGCCTCAAACGGCCACGCGGCAATAAATCGGCCCAGCGCCGACAACCGCAGCCTCAGGGTCTGTATCCGAATCACGTCTGGGGCATGGATTTTGTCTCTGATGCGTTGTTTGACGGGCGACGATTGCGCCTGCTGACGGTTATCGACCTGTACACCCGTGAATGCCTGGGGATCTGCGTGGGGCAGAATTTGCGTTCCACAGAAGTGGCAGAAATGCTGAATAGCATAGCGCTCAGACGCCCTTTACCCCAGTTGCTGAAAACCGATAATGGTTCTGAATTTGCAGGGAAAATGCTGGACAGATGGGTGTACGAAAGAGGCATCAGAATCGACTTCTCATGCCCGGGAACATCGACGGACAATGCGACGGTGGAGTCCTTCAACGGCAGGTTACGGCAGGAATGTCTGAACGAGAACGGGTTTATGTCTCTGGAGGATGCACGGTGCAAAATCGAGGCCTGGCGCATACACTATAACCAGAGGCGTCCCCATTCTGCGCTGGGCTGGATGACCCCGTCAGAATTTGCTGAGAAGTCTGCCGGTTGCCAGAATACACAACCAACATGA